The following nucleotide sequence is from Primulina huaijiensis isolate GDHJ02 unplaced genomic scaffold, ASM1229523v2 scaffold26229_ERROPOS72855+, whole genome shotgun sequence.
TAATAGAACAGCTACTTGATATCCATGAAGTGATTAAGAATAAGTAGCTAGCTACCTTAGTTGCATTTAGAGCATCTTCAACTCTAAGTTGTTTATCCTTTAACTCGACAACAGTTTGTGCTCCCACCTGAAGAATTGCTATACCACTTGATAACCTCGCTATCCGTTCATTCAATATTTTCTTCTGAAATTTTTCCGCAGTATTCTGTAAAAGGAAGCCTTAGTTATTAACCATTAACTCTGAATTTAAGGTTATCCACCAGTCCAGATTCATGAAATTGGAAAAGGGTTGTAAAGCAGGCACTTTTTGAGGATTTCTTGAAAGAATGTGTTGCttgtttgattgatgaatttaagAAAGTAAATATATTGTTATCACACCTCGACAAGCCTTTGAATCTGAGAAACTCTCTCTTTCACAGCATCTTGAGTGCTTCCATCTGTCACTATTAACGTCGAGTCTTTTGTTATTGCGACTTTAGATGCAGACCCCAACATATCTCTATGTGCATTTTCAAGGGTCAATCCCATATCATCCCTGATTACCGTTCCTGTCggcaaaataaataaaccacaGCAGGAAGCATTAATGAAGTACAAACTGATGGCACGCAATTAATGTGCATGTTGAATTTTCGGAGGAAAGATAAGAAGAAATGTTCAGACGGAAGATACATTTTTTATACGTGTTTTTACCAGTACGAGGTATAAAGCTCCCTTCCCTTGTTCCAGATCATCTAATCATCGAGTTCTTTATctcattttatatcatttttttatttaattctataatatttgtgagatattatgttttctttgaaaatacaatgttgtacaccataaaatattacagtaaaattcttttcatcttgcctcTAGTTTTTACCTTAATAATTTTAGGGATATTTCAAGTAAATCTCAGTGTAtgattttatactttattttcatattattaatcTCAAGTTTCCGCATGTGAGACCAACCGTTCCTGTACCGGCCCGATAAAGATGCACATGAAAGTTAAATGTGCACCACTTTGATCTTAAGGATTCATTCTTTGTTGAATCAAAATATACTTGTCTCAATACCTCCTGTCAAGATAGCAATATCATCCAGATAATGGCTCTTCCGCACGCCAAAGGCCGGAGCTTTAATGGCAGCTACCTTCAAAACTCCCCTCAGTTTGTTCCGAATTACAGGTGCCAGAGCTTCTTGCTCGATTCCCTCTGCTACTAAGACAATTGGGTATTTTTCTTTGACGGCATCATCCAATATCTTGAACAACTCTCTTGGATTTACAATCTTTCTGTCAACCAAAAGCAACTGCATCCACATATATTAGATCCCACACTAATTACTTTGAACGAATAAGAGGGAAACAAAAAAGATTTGTACTTTGCAATCGTGAAACTCCACAGCCATCTTCTGGCGGTCAGTGACAAAATAAGGAGATAAGTATCCTCGGTCAAACTGCATTCCTTCAACAATTTCTAGATTATTTTCAGCATAATTCCCTTTCTCAATTGTTATAACACCGCTTCTTCCTACTCGTCGAAGAGCATTAGAAATCATATTCCCCACTGTATAATCGTTTCCTGCACTAACGGCAGCAACATCAGCAAGTTCATGGTCCTCAACCTGAAAATATTAGAGAAACGTGGATTTAATTCGTTATGTTTGAAAATCCCTTCGTTAAATGATTAATACAGAGAGGGGTTTCTCGTTATTACAAATAATCTGGAAAAATGAACAGTGATCCTCAAAACTCCATACCTCTTTGGACATCAATTTGAGTTCAGGTATGAGGGCTCTAGCCGTTTTCTCAATTCCTCGTGAGATTTGAACTGGGTTCATACCCGCTGCAATAACCTACAGATTGTCATATTTTAGTTCTACAAGGCTTTAATTACACGAATGGAAGGATTATTAGTCATGACATGGTCGAACTCTCAATGCTGTACCTTCACACCCTCGGCGATAAGACCACGAGCAAGCACTATAGATGTAGTGCAGCCGTCACCAGCAAGATCATTTGTCCTAGCTCCAGCTTGTCTCACCAGTTTTACACCAACATTTTCTAGAGGATCTTCCAGCTCAATCTTTACTAGTAACCATAATATATTTAAGAGATAAAAAGAAAACCATCAATCTaaatgcaacaatgaaaatggAGAATGGTCATTAAATGGTAGTTGAGCATGTATACTAACTATTACAACACCTGAATCAATGTGCGAGTTTATTCCAACAAAAGAAATAAACAAGATTCTTAAAAGGCGTCCAACCAATTTATTACATCATGCTCTCCAAAAGTTTATCTCATTGGTCCATAAAACCAATTAAAACACGGTAAAGATAGAATACATCAATGTAGTACGGTAGTACCTCTTTAAGAACAGTTTCCCCATCATTTACTATCTTTGGAGGTCCATACTTGTTCTGCAGCACCACATTCCTTCCCTTTGGACCCATCGTTACCCCAATCAGCTCTGCCACTTTATCCACCCCTGCCTACACGACAAACTATTGTTAACCAAACTGGAGCTGAgaaaataaaatgctaaaagttCAATGACTTTTATACAATGTTAATGTTTACAAAAATCAAGAGAGTCGCCGACCTCCTTTTACTTGCTCTCTCTCGGCCACTGCACAGAGCAGGGAATTGTAGAGCGGTAACACGGACGaacccatatttttatttcacaTTTCCCCAAAGATTACATGcaaagttgattttttttttttttgggttcgcCGCTAGTATGCGGCAACCTTCGACTAAAAATCTGTCAACCGCAGCGATTTTCACCTCTATTTTTTCTAAAAGTTATCTTACGAGCCACCCAGTGAAAATCTTGATACCGTATTCAAAATTAAGCAACAACAATGCAGTAATTACCAGGAGTTTTCTTGTGGCTGAACCGTCATGATTAAAGTAGACATGTTTAGCCGAAGCAGTTGCATTCAACATGGAAATATGAGGTTTCCTTATAACTGTATTGGGTATCCGCGACTGACATGCGAAGCCAACTGCTGGCAATGGCCTGAGAAAACTTCCCATTCTTGAAATCTGACCGTTCAAAGAATTGGATAGTTTTTGCGGTGACGAGGATAAGAAGTGACGAGATATCAGATTTTAGTGCATGGAGACGCCGTTAAATAGGGGTTTCTAATTAAatcatacaaaaataaataaatttatcaaacaCCGGCCCTTGGATTTattacaattttaatatttttattttttttataaatataattttttttatatatttaaataaaaatcaaataatataatattgataaaaagaatgacaataaatcatatgaaataaattattaataatgatattaaaactaacaaaataaaaaataacaataataaataataatatcatcaaatttttgattAAACTGAAATGTTGACATTAtcaatttaattcaaatttaagttttattaattCAGAATTCTGATTTTTCCtctttaaaaattcatataaatcaatttatttgGTCTGATTTCGATTactttataaaatatatgttaaataataaattgagtttctagattaaaaaaaattgatattgaaagtttattataattgaaatGGTTTACCTGGTTTAGctaatttgttattttaaaaaaaacaatcaaaacCAAGCCAAATATACGTACTTGATTGTTTAATAATGATGatgttatataaatttaaatatgaaaaataaaatcaattaattaattaattaataataataataatggctAATTTGGGGTTGAGTGAAACTTTTAGATTAAACCTAAATAATTTACCGAATctcttaaattaaaaaattttacgaAACACCCTAAAAAACCGTTTTAACGGtcaatccaataaaaaaaaCCGATCAAATAAGTTATTAACTGGAAAATCAGTTCAACCGGTTGCCGTTTTTCNtttttgtttttgtttttgttttcaacCGGTTGATATTCACGCCGTCACACTTTACGTTTTTGGATTGGTTGAAccgtttttcaaaataaatggaTTCGATTCTTGATCCGATTATGAAAACATCATTTGAAACTTGATATTCACGTCGTCAcattttacttatttaaaaacCTTGGAAAAATACAGCATTGAAAAGGAAAAGATATAGCATAATTCAACGGCCAGCCATAAAAAGCGTTTTGCGCTTGCTCGAGACAAACACGTTTCTTGTAAACAACACGACTCTTCGTTTATTTGTGATGAACCTTCCGAATGAATGTAACTGAAAGCACTTTAGCCCAAAAATACTACTCTAATTAAGCGTTACGTGCAAAGGCCTCTTctataatttttatcttttacaaattaaattttgataaacatAAATGATAATGACATCCTTGTCCATCAacataatttatcaaaaaaatagtgggtttttaatattttttaaaatcattttttttaattgaatattGACGAGTTATAGCTCAATGTCATTATTTAACCCAATAAAATaagtttaattattaattgataTCCATTAAGGCCTATCAAATTTCAAGATTAAAGCCCAACTAAATTTCTTAAGACCACACAAGGGTCTAAGTCCGCAGAGCCTTTCAATTCTCAGTTGCAAGTAAGTTTTCATTTTGCCTATTCAGTATTCAAGCTCTCAGACCTTTTCCGGTATTGTTGACTCGAGCATTTGAGGTTTCTAATATCACCATCTTTTTTTCAGGCTTCGTTGGAGTGACGTCTACGCACACAAGTCCAACGTTTCAATGTCTCCTTTAAATCTAATTTAGACGACGATTTTATTTGGATATATCAAATTTAGATTagttctcttgtgagacggtttcacgaatacgactcgtgagaccgtctcacacaagtttttgcctcaaatttaataatattcttACCAATCAAGCTTTACTTTTGTTCAATACATAGCAgaagtttatttttttgaaagaaaaaaaaaaacaaaaacaaatacaCACATTGTGACCTTTAAAAAATTGTCCAGTTAAACATACTACATaaactaaaaaatatacaaGGAAAGAAATAATGCACCTTTTTTTCACTCTACATGAACGGTTAGTcttatcaaattcaaatacttAATTCGCAATATACTCAAAAAAAAGTAGAAGAAAATGTGTGATTCCACTATGTTTAATCATCAATTGGTCATATGATGAAAAACAATGGATAATCAATCATACATTAGGTAGCCAAATTAAAAGAGTGATTAACCATTTAACTAATATGTGTCTCCTATTATATTCATTTCGGGATAATTTGGCAGATCCTTCTTGAAGGATTGGGATATTGTGACAAACATGGAAATATGgataagttgtttataatttaaagGTTAGAACTcatgatatttataatttaatttgtttgaaATACGAATTTTTTGTATTCGAAAAAACTCATGTAAGACGGTCacacatgtcaattttgtgaaacgtaTATTATATTCGAATCACTCacgaaaaaataatattttttatgcaaaaactattactttttaCTGTAAATACGAGAAGAGTTGACACGTCATAGAATAAAGATCTGTGAGACCATATCATAAGATATACACTCTGGtcacatttaaatttaaatttttacgaTAATggttgttgttgttattattgttattattatcatttatcTTTATTCCAAATTATGGTCAATTATTTGGTTCACCTTGATGTTTGACCACCAAACTTTTATTCGCATgctataaaaaaaagttatctATAAATCTCCATGTGACCTTCAAATTAATACTGATTGATTTCATTTCGTACGCAATATATTTCTAAACCTTCGTGCAAATACAATAATGGGTTTGACATAATTATTCAAACCTGAAAACGTGCTTTCTCTCTTATTGATTAAGGCTCGATCGAGACCAATTCCACTTTTCTTTTTATTAACATAACCCATTTTTTAGTTCCATGCATCCACCCACCCATTGTTATATAAATTGTTAGTGAGAAACAAAGctgttttcatcttttaaaaaaatgttaattaattaCCAAAAATTTGGGTTACATGATTACTTACCTTCCTAAAAAGGGCGATCCTCTTGAGTATAATTTGGACATTGTAATTATGATCGTACTATGTCGTGAAAATTCATGGCCTTCGTAATCATCAcaatttgcatgaaaaacatttattatattttttttaggagATATTTTAGTTTTATCGTCTTTCGATTTGTACTCTTTTCTTGAAGATTTTTGTTGGTGTTTTCTNATAATTTCATTTCTCGAATTTGTTGtatgaatttaatttataaagcAAATTAGGGAAGATTCCTTGATTCTATatatgacttaattaattagtatttcAAGTTCCGAGGTTAATTTAAAAAAGGGACAGTCCATTAACAGCTTGACAAgctttaatttaattcaataatttagATAATTAATACGTAAAAATAAACtttgagaaataaataaataatctactCTGAATGTTCCAATTAAAAATATAGTACTATGTCCAGCGTAAAAGCTTGGAAGTTGGAACCAATCAGAAAGCTTCGAATAAAGCAGCTGTCCTCTTGTATGATCATTAAATAGcatattttgtttataattttattttttaaaaataattttattcttttcgAATTGTCAATatcaatgaaattttaaatgctaGTAATATCGCTGAGTAGGTCATTCGTCACAATCAATTTTCTTTCtcctaatttattttaaggaaaaGTGAATTTATTACGTTATAACcgtaaaaaaaaatctcacactattttatgtttattactACTTATTTGTGCCATTGTTATTGTAAATAAGAATATTGCTACATCATTGTTATCTGGAAGAATAAAAACCTTAACGatatttga
It contains:
- the LOC140967661 gene encoding chaperonin 60 subunit beta 4, chloroplastic-like isoform X1 codes for the protein MGSFLRPLPAVGFACQSRIPNTVIRKPHISMLNATASAKHVYFNHDGSATRKLLAGVDKVAELIGVTMGPKGRNVVLQNKYGPPKIVNDGETVLKEIELEDPLENVGVKLVRQAGARTNDLAGDGCTTSIVLARGLIAEGVKVIAAGMNPVQISRGIEKTARALIPELKLMSKEVEDHELADVAAVSAGNDYTVGNMISNALRRVGRSGVITIEKGNYAENNLEIVEGMQFDRGYLSPYFVTDRQKMAVEFHDCKLLLVDRKIVNPRELFKILDDAVKEKYPIVLVAEGIEQEALAPVIRNKLRGVLKVAAIKAPAFGVRKSHYLDDIAILTGGTVIRDDMGLTLENAHRDMLGSASKVAITKDSTLIVTDGSTQDAVKERVSQIQRLVENTAEKFQKKILNERIARLSSGIAILQVGAQTVVELKDKQLRVEDALNATKAAIEEGVVVGGGCCLLRLSTKIDSIREQLDNEEQKIGADILKRALTYPARQIAKNAGVNGNTVIEKILSSGDLRYGYNAAIGRYEDLMAAGILDPTKVVRCCLEHASSVAKTFLTSGAVVIEIKDPVSRHIRNPMPTSGVGPVSI
- the LOC140967661 gene encoding chaperonin 60 subunit beta 4, chloroplastic-like isoform X3 translates to MGPKGRNVVLQNKYGPPKIVNDGETVLKEIELEDPLENVGVKLVRQAGARTNDLAGDGCTTSIVLARGLIAEGVKVIAAGMNPVQISRGIEKTARALIPELKLMSKEVEDHELADVAAVSAGNDYTVGNMISNALRRVGRSGVITIEKGNYAENNLEIVEGMQFDRGYLSPYFVTDRQKMAVEFHDCKLLLVDRKIVNPRELFKILDDAVKEKYPIVLVAEGIEQEALAPVIRNKLRGVLKVAAIKAPAFGVRKSHYLDDIAILTGGTVIRDDMGLTLENAHRDMLGSASKVAITKDSTLIVTDGSTQDAVKERVSQIQRLVENTAEKFQKKILNERIARLSSGIAILQVGAQTVVELKDKQLRVEDALNATKAAIEEGVVVGGGCCLLRLSTKIDSIREQLDNEEQKIGADILKRALTYPARQIAKNAGVNGNTVIEKILSSGDLRYGYNAAIGRYEDLMAAGILDPTKVVRCCLEHASSVAKTFLTSGAVVIEIKDPVSRHIRNPMPTSGVGPVSI
- the LOC140967661 gene encoding chaperonin 60 subunit beta 4, chloroplastic-like isoform X2, with protein sequence MGSSVLPLYNSLLCAVAEREQVKGGVDKVAELIGVTMGPKGRNVVLQNKYGPPKIVNDGETVLKEIELEDPLENVGVKLVRQAGARTNDLAGDGCTTSIVLARGLIAEGVKVIAAGMNPVQISRGIEKTARALIPELKLMSKEVEDHELADVAAVSAGNDYTVGNMISNALRRVGRSGVITIEKGNYAENNLEIVEGMQFDRGYLSPYFVTDRQKMAVEFHDCKLLLVDRKIVNPRELFKILDDAVKEKYPIVLVAEGIEQEALAPVIRNKLRGVLKVAAIKAPAFGVRKSHYLDDIAILTGGTVIRDDMGLTLENAHRDMLGSASKVAITKDSTLIVTDGSTQDAVKERVSQIQRLVENTAEKFQKKILNERIARLSSGIAILQVGAQTVVELKDKQLRVEDALNATKAAIEEGVVVGGGCCLLRLSTKIDSIREQLDNEEQKIGADILKRALTYPARQIAKNAGVNGNTVIEKILSSGDLRYGYNAAIGRYEDLMAAGILDPTKVVRCCLEHASSVAKTFLTSGAVVIEIKDPVSRHIRNPMPTSGVGPVSI